A segment of the Thermothelomyces thermophilus ATCC 42464 chromosome 7, complete sequence genome:
CAGCCTGAGAGAGCTTGGGCCAACAAGGCGATGGATAGAAGCTGCTACGCTGCTGATTCGCCCGCCTGCCATCCCAGCATGGACCTCCCCCGCCAGGCTGCCCCGCTGCTAGCCTAACCGCAATGGGGCCGCGACTGAAAATCTTGCCCGTGTTTCGATTTTcccttttattttttttctcttagCAAAATCAGTCCGAGCAATGTGCAGCTCTCAGACGAGACCGGTGTGAGCTAGCGGCTGTTCACTTGTGCTAGCTAGCTTTGGGATGTGAGCCTTCAGTGGCATCCTCCTTGTGGGAATCCGATGTGCGACAGAGCCCACCGCCCACTGCCCAGACCAGCTGGCGCAGTCTGACACCTGTCATCTTTCGATGGCTTTCCAGGTTCATAGCGCCCGAGTGCCCAACCTCGGCGTTTCAGGAAGCGTATCCTTCACCTTGTCGTCGACACGAACCTCTTACCATCACCAACAGCTGTACAGCCTTACGAACGATGGCTTCGGAAGCGTTCCGACCACAATGGGGCTGGCCATCTGGAGTGAATTCGCAGGCTAACCGCGAAGCGACGACTCCGGCAGTCGATGAACAAACGCGCCGCGCTACCAGCTCGTCAACCCCCCCATCGTCCGGTCCCACGCCCACGCAGAGGCAGCGCCATCGTCACTACAAGCCGCGAACCTGCCGCATCTGTCTCGAGGTTGTCTATCCCACGACGGTCATTGACGACTCGCTCGCGGGCCGGGTCTTCTCATCCAAGGCGCGCGTGCGCTATGTATCCGAGGACCCCGAGCTAGGCCGCCTCATGAGCCCGTGCAAATGCAAGGGCTCGCAGAAGTACGTCCACGAGGGGTGTCTGCGGGCCTGGAGGAACGCGGCGCCTCTATCCGACAGGAACTACTGGCGGTGCCCGACCTGCCAGTTCGAGTACCGCCTCGAGCGGCTGCGGTGGGGCCGATGGCTGTCCAGCAAGGTCCTCCGGGTCACCCTGACCGTGGCCATCTTGGTCTTCACCGTCTTCATCCTCGGATTCATTGCCGATCCCATCATTGGCTTCTGGGAAGATCCGTTTGGCAGCCTCGTCGGGGGCCTGCTGGACATTGACTTTGATTACGATGAGCCCGTCTTGCCGGACGAAGGGCCTGGGAGCTGGTCCCTCCACTTCTTGAAGGGGTTCCTCTCCCTCGGGCTTCTTGGCTTCCTCAAGACCATGTATTTTATGTCACCGTGGCACTGGTTCAACATACGGTTCGGTGGATACCGTCGACGGAGAGGTGCCGGAAGGGACAGGCTAGAACAGATCAACTGGGGCCTTGTTCTGGTTGGCGTACTGACGTTCTTGGGGGTGAGTATGGCTCCCTTACGGTTTCCCGCAATACGCTAACGAGTGTTGTAGGCAACGTGGAAGTTTGTGAACCATCTCATGGCCAAGACTCTTGAGAAGGCTAGCGACCGTGTCGTTGATGTCCAGGAAGATGACCCGGACGATGATGAAGCGGACGATGTTCCAGGTGCCGCCGCACCCGAGACAGCAACCAACGAGTCGAAAAAGGATAGGTAGAACGCTTGTCCGGTGTTATGTACTAATAGCAACCTCTTAAAATTTCGCCTTGTCTCAGCTTCGCCGAGTGCcccatcatcaccatcactGCGCACTCTTAAGTTGTCACGGCTGCTCCTCCGTGTTGTGGCAACTAGTCTGTGTGCAGAGATCAAGCTTCGCTGCCGCCCTGAGAACGGGGCGTCTTGCCCTGCTCTCATCGGGGTTCGGCGCGAATGCGTGAATCAGTGCCTGCAATTGGGAGCTCTTTGGGGTCTCTCGAATCTGTCTCTGCTGCCCTGGCGTTTTTTGCCAGTTGTATCTGGATGGGTTGCTTGAAGGCTGGGTTCATACATGCCTAATTCAAGTCAAAGGTTATATAATTTGCATCTATGTATTGATATAATTTAACATGCCGCTGCTTCTTGAGCCGCCAATAGAGATTGGTTTCCGAATGTGTATCTTTAGCTCAGAATGTCTTCCTCAAAGCCACATGGCTATGGCCTAGATCAACTGGCCTGTTTATTTCTAACCATTTTCTCCTTGTTCTGGCGTCTGTTCGCGATGAAGCTCGATTCGGAGAGCAGCGGGTGTTCAGGGTTAGGGGTATAGTTACAACAAGCGATAAGCTTATCGGCAACCAATTTCCATCATCCGCACTGCTCAGCAAGCGCGATTCGACCGCGTTTGAGAGGAAGCCTCCCGTGATGATATCCCCTTCGCACGGCAAAGGCCATCTCTCATCTGCTGGGCGCTCGAGGTAGCCTGTCGACGAACCTGCCGAACAAACCTGTCCACTCCCGCCAATGCCTTGAGCGAACCCCTGTGCAACCCGACCTGGAAATCTCTCCCAAGTCCCCCCTGACAAACGTGTCTGCCGGTCCACAGAGCCGTCCTATCAACCGATCGAGCGCACCCATCTTTGACCGATCTTCCTCCCGAACCAAGATACTCCCGAAATTATCCATTCGCTCGAACTCGAACGAAATCAGAGTCATTATCCAACCTTTTGCTGTTCTCTGAAAGAGCGCTCCTCGATCAGCTCGCGAGCCTCTGCCCCCGTCACCGGTTTTCGACCGACGATCCACAAGCAGGTTGATCCCCGGCACAATTGGACTCGCAACTTGGGCCTAGGGAATCGCTCCCCGGGCCTCCCATTGCCCGCGATGCATTTCGCTCTCCCCCCGCGAAAGACATCGCGGCCTCCACCATACCTCCCGCGCACATCCCGCTTGCCCGGCCTCCGGAAAACACGCGCGAAACTCTTTGCGCTCGCAGGGCTCGTCTTCCTCACCTTTATCTACCTACTTACCCGGTCAGACAGTGGGTGGCATGCCGTGCCGTCACCCCGTGTACCCAAGGGCGACCCGCCCGTCGTGCTGGTGACGGTGCTAGATGCAAGCAGATACAACGGCGCGTATCTGGAAACGGTCAAGCGGAACAGGCTGCAGTATGCCGAGAAGCATGGTACGGCAATCAGCGGCAGCCGCGGGCTCTTGAAGGCGGGTATGCTGACGGGGCAGCACAGGCTACAAGACTCTCCTTGCCAAGATTGGCGACTACGACCTGGGAGGCTCACCGTTCTCCTGGGCGCGCGTGGTCGCCATGCTGGACGCACTAaccaagtttccggacgctCGTTACATCTGGTTCCTTGATGCCAGCGGTTTCATTATGAACCCAAACATCAAGATCGAGGACGACATCATGCAGCCGGCGAAGCTCGACGAGATGATGAAGAGGGATCTCCCCGTCGTCCCGCCGGACAGCATCATTAAGACGTTTAGCCACCTAAAGGGCCAGGACGTGGACCTGGTGCTCACGCAGGATAAGGAGGGTTTGACGTCGAGCAGCGTGATCTTGCGCAACGGCGAGTGGGCACGCTTCTTCCTCCAAACCTGGTTTGGTCCGCTGTATCGAAGCTACGCCTTTCAGAAGGCCGAGACGCATGCCTTGGTACGCTCTtcgatttttttttcccggTTTTCATTCTCCACTTCCTTTCCCGGGCACATTTGCTAATCAGCGCTTTCAGGAACACATTGTGCAGTGGCACCCCACTATCCTTTCTCGGCTGGCAATCGTAGACCAGCGCGTCCTCAACTCCTACGTCAAGGGCAAACAGGAGGAGCTATACAGAGATGGCGACTTTGTCATCGGCTTTCCCGATTGCGCCGACTCCGGGCCAGAGGCATGCGAGTCCCAATCCCGGCCGTTTGTGCAGGCGTGGCAGAATGCGTTTGCGAGCACATGAGAGGACGGGATTTCAGTGGGTAATGGCTCCGAAGGGTGGCTTTCGCGCGCCTCTGACAGCGTGGACTAGCTCTCGACTGCAACTAGTCCGCGGCTTGGAACTTTTGTGATATTATGACTCCGGCGTTGGAGGGTTTGCGACACGGGACGGGTGGCTGGTTAGCCCTGGAAAACACAGGAGCAACAAGCATTGATTTGGAAGAGGGCATGACAAAGGAGTTGTTGGGTAGTTTGATGCCGTTAATCTTAAGCCTTCTTGCTTCTACCGAGATGGTGAGGAGATAGTCCGTGTAATGGACTCATACGCTGCACGCAAAAGGAGCATATCCAGGCCTATCTTGGGCATTCGGAATCACCTTCGATACACTCCGTACTCAGACTTGGAATGCCGCTGACCAAACGCATCTCAAGCCAATGCGCTATCACGGGGAGCCGTAGTGTACCAGACATTGTCGGGAGCTAGTAATTGACAGTACAGTTAGGGACAGGGTTTCTCCACGATTACAGCGTCCGATGAGGTCACACCACGGAGAGACAACACCAAATTTGCACCTATGTCCGAATCACACTGCACTAGCGTAGGCAGCCTTGTTGTGGATGGAAGGTAGAACAGACTCGGCTATACTCCGTACGAGTACTTTGTAAGTGTGGTGCCAGAGTAGACTGCCCGCCCGTTCTGCCAATGAAAAGCCAGGTGCGCTCCGGCGATAGGTCGAATGGCCAAAAACGAGACCCCGGAATGCCTTTTGGCATGTGAAGCTCGGATAGCGGCATGATTAGCGGGGCCATGACATGCATTAACAGGGCAATGTCCCCCCAAACGGCAGCCGCGGAGAGCCGACAGGGTGTGGGGGCCCAGAACGCCTGCAACATGCAAAAAGGCCGGGGTACGCTCCGCTCTAAGCCCTGATCCTTGATGGGAAAGAGCCGAGCTCCATTGACAATCGTCTTCCCGCAGCTCCCGAAACCGTCTTCCAGGTTCTGCGGAAGTTGTTGCGCGTGGCGGCCCTCGACCGTTTTCCGACCGCTCCTGGAGTCGCAAAGATGCCCGGAACGTCGCGCTTACCCGTCAGCCTGCGAGAGGGTTTCAATACCGTCCGGAGGAGATCTCGGGCGGGCTGGGACCCGTCGCTGATGCTCAATCTGGACCTGTCAGTGGCTGCCCGTTCTTAACGCTGCAACTCTTCCCGTCCCGTTCCGTCCCTGACCACACCCCAAAAACTCGCACTCGGCCGCAGCCGTTTGGGCCTTTTCACTTCCGACAGAGCCAACTGGTCATAGAAGATGTAGTTATCACTAACTTGCCATCGATTCAGAATCCGCAAcatcgtcttcttcctcttcctcctgcgATGGACCCGCCGCGCGCTGTGGAAGCTCAAGGGCCGCGGGCTGCTCGGCACGCTGGCTGAGTTGTACGCCGACGCGCGCCGCGCCTTGTACGGCTTGTTTCTGCGGATGCCGGGCGTGCGCACCCAGGTGCGCAAGCAGGTCGATGAGGCTCTCTCCAAGCTGCAGACCAAGATGGTGCCCGCCAACGCGACCCGCTACCTGACGCTGCCCAAGGAGGGCTGGGCCGAGGACGCCGTGCGCAAGGAGCTCGAGGCTCTCGCCACCATGGACCACACGCGCTGGGAGGACGGCTACGTCTCGGGCGCCGTGTACCATGGCGAGGACGACCTGCTGAAGCTCCAGACCGAGGCGTATGGGAAGTTTACCGTGGCGAACCCGATCCACCCAGATGTGTTCCCCGGTGTGAGGAAGATGGAGGCAGAGGTGGTCGCCATGGTCCTGAGCCTGTTCAATGCGCCCCCGGGTGCTGCAGGCGTGAGCACGAGCGGCGGAACCGAGAGTATTCTGATGGCTTGCCTCAGCGCGAGGCAGAAGGCATACGTCGAGCGGGGTGTCACGGAGCCGGAAATGTAAGATATACACCCTCCTTTGgcccctctccctcttttCATTGCTAACCGTCCCCAGGATCCTCCCCGAGACGGCCCACACGGCCTTCCGCAAAGCAGGCGAGTACTTCAAGATCAAGATCCACGTCGTGGCCTGCCCTGCACCGAGCTACCAAGTCGACGTTAAGCGCGTCGCCCGCCTCATCAACAGCAACAccatcctcctcgtcggctCGGCTCCCAACTTCCCGCACGGCATCATCGACGACATCTCGGCGCTCTCCAAGCTCGCACTTAAGAAGCGCCTCCCGCTGCACGTCGACTGCTGCCTGGGCTCCTTCCTCGTCCCCTTCCTCGACAAGGCCGGCTTCGAGACGGTCCCCTTCGACTTCCGCCTCAAGGGCGTCACCTCCATCAGCTGCGATACTCACAAGTACGGCTTCGCGCCAAAGGGAAACAGCACCGTCCTCTACCGCACCCAAGCCCTGCGCGCCTACCAGTACTTTGTCGACCCATCGTGGTCCGGTGGCGTCTACGCCTCTCCGGGCATGGCCGGATCGCGGCCGGGCGCGCTCATCGCCGGCTGCTGGGCCAGTCTGGTGTCGGTCGGCGAGGCGGGCTACCTCGAGTCCTGCAAGCAGATTGTCGGCACCGCCAAGAAGCTCCTCAACCACATCAACACCTCTCCCGCCCTTTCCGCCGAGCTCGAGGTCCTCGGCAACCCGCTGGTCTCGGTCATCGCCTTCCGCTCGCGCAACCTCAACATCTACGACATCGCCGACGGTATGACGGCGCGCGGCTGGCACCTCAACGCCCTGCAGAACCCACCCGCCATCCACGTCGCCCTCACTCTGCCCATCGTCAAGGTCTGGGAGCGCCTGGCTGCCGACCTCGAGGCCGTCGTCGAAGCGGAGCGCGAGAAGGAGCGCGCGCGCCTCGTCGAAGGCAAGAAGGTCCAGAGCGGGGGCGGGGATACCGCGGCGCTGTACGGCGTCGCCGGGTCGTTGCCGAACAAAAGCGTCGTGGTGGACATGGCGAAGGGTTTCTTGGACCTGTTGTATAAGGCATAGTCTCTCTCTGTGCCGCTTCGGCGCCCGGTTTGGGCTGAGCGGAATATATGTATGCATGGATGGATGAGTGGATGAACCGACGACTCGATGGATGGCCTG
Coding sequences within it:
- a CDS encoding glycosyltransferase family 34 protein (CAZy_ID 267975), with the protein product MHFALPPRKTSRPPPYLPRTSRLPGLRKTRAKLFALAGLVFLTFIYLLTRSDSGWHAVPSPRVPKGDPPVVLVTVLDASRYNGAYLETVKRNRLQYAEKHGYKTLLAKIGDYDLGGSPFSWARVVAMLDALTKFPDARYIWFLDASGFIMNPNIKIEDDIMQPAKLDEMMKRDLPVVPPDSIIKTFSHLKGQDVDLVLTQDKEGLTSSSVILRNGEWARFFLQTWFGPLYRSYAFQKAETHALEHIVQWHPTILSRLAIVDQRVLNSYVKGKQEELYRDGDFVIGFPDCADSGPEACESQSRPFVQAWQNAFAST